The Streptomyces laurentii genome contains a region encoding:
- a CDS encoding cytidylate kinase (CMP-binding site;~Cytidine monophosphate kinase (CMPK) catalyzes the reversible phosphorylation of cytidine monophosphate (CMP) to produce cytidine diphosphate (CDP), using ATP as the preferred phosphoryl donor; cd02020;~The sites determining sugar specificity;~cytidylate kinase [Streptomyces cattleya NRRL 8057 = DSM46488];~cytidylate kinase; Provisional; PRK00023;~identified by MetaGeneAnnotator; putative), whose protein sequence is METVIVAIDGPSGTGKSSTSKAVAAKLGLSYLDTGAQYRAITWWMISNGVDVKDAEAVANAAAKPVIVSGTDPSHPTITVDGVDASGPIRTEEVTSRVSAVSAVPEVRSLITELQRTIARGAEHGIVVEGRDIGTTVLPDADLKIFLTASPEARAARRSGELKGADVTATREALVKRDAADSSRKTSPLAKAGDAVEVDTTELTLDQVIECVVTLVEERRSEAAAR, encoded by the coding sequence GTGGAAACCGTGATCGTCGCCATCGACGGCCCCTCCGGCACGGGCAAGTCGAGCACATCGAAGGCGGTCGCCGCCAAGCTGGGGCTGAGCTACCTCGACACCGGTGCCCAGTACCGGGCCATCACCTGGTGGATGATCAGCAACGGCGTCGACGTGAAGGACGCCGAGGCCGTCGCCAACGCGGCCGCCAAGCCCGTGATCGTCTCCGGCACCGACCCGTCCCACCCCACCATCACGGTGGACGGCGTCGACGCCTCCGGGCCGATCCGTACCGAGGAGGTCACCTCCCGGGTCAGCGCCGTCAGCGCGGTCCCGGAGGTGCGGAGCCTGATCACCGAACTCCAGCGGACCATCGCCCGCGGTGCCGAGCACGGCATCGTCGTCGAGGGCCGGGACATCGGCACCACCGTGCTGCCCGACGCCGACCTGAAGATCTTCCTCACCGCCTCGCCCGAGGCCCGCGCCGCCCGCCGCTCCGGCGAGCTGAAGGGCGCCGACGTGACGGCCACCCGCGAGGCCCTGGTCAAGCGCGACGCCGCCGACTCCTCCCGTAAGACCTCCCCGCTCGCCAAGGCCGGCGACGCCGTCGAGGTGGACACCACCGAGCTCACCCTCGACCAGGTCATCGAGTGCGTCGTGACCCTGGTGGAAGAGCGGCGGAGCGAGGCGGCCGCCCGGTGA
- a CDS encoding prephenate dehydrogenase (ACT domains are commonly involved in specifically binding an amino acid or other small ligand leading to regulation of the enzyme; cl09141;~identified by MetaGeneAnnotator; putative;~prephenate dehydrogenase [Streptomyces cattleya NRRL 8057 = DSM46488];~prephenate dehydrogenase; Validated), translating into MRTALVIGTGLIGTSAALALAARGVTVHLRDHDPGRARTAAALGAGTDAAPEGPVDLVLVAVPPALTAGTLAEALRAGLGRGYLDVASVKGGPRRELERTGLDLTAYIGTHPMAGKERSGPLAAGGDLFEGRPWVLTPTRETDTEVLNLALELVALCRAVPVVMDADAHDRAVALVSHTPQLVSSMVAARLEEADETAVRLCGQGIRDVTRIAASDPRMWVDILSANPGPVADVLAGVAADLDETVRALRALESGDDADRRAGASGVADVLRRGNAGRARVPGKHGAAPAAYETVAVLISDQPGELARIFADAGRAGVNVEDVRIEHATGQQAGLVQLMVEPAAAQALGEALRERGWSLRTG; encoded by the coding sequence GTGAGAACCGCGCTCGTCATCGGAACCGGTCTGATCGGCACCTCGGCGGCGCTCGCGCTCGCCGCGCGTGGCGTCACCGTGCACCTCCGCGACCATGACCCCGGCCGCGCCCGTACGGCCGCCGCTCTCGGCGCCGGCACGGACGCGGCGCCCGAGGGCCCGGTGGACCTCGTCCTCGTCGCCGTACCGCCCGCGCTCACCGCCGGCACCCTCGCCGAGGCCCTGCGCGCCGGGCTCGGCCGCGGCTACCTGGACGTGGCCAGCGTCAAGGGCGGCCCCCGGCGCGAGCTGGAGCGGACGGGCCTCGACCTCACCGCGTACATCGGCACGCACCCGATGGCCGGCAAGGAGCGCTCCGGGCCGCTGGCGGCCGGCGGCGACCTCTTCGAGGGCCGCCCGTGGGTGCTCACCCCGACCCGGGAGACCGACACCGAGGTCCTCAACCTCGCCCTGGAACTGGTCGCGCTCTGCCGTGCCGTCCCCGTCGTCATGGACGCCGACGCCCACGACCGGGCCGTCGCGCTCGTCTCGCACACCCCGCAGCTCGTCTCCTCGATGGTCGCGGCCCGCCTGGAGGAAGCGGACGAGACGGCGGTACGGCTGTGCGGGCAGGGCATCCGCGACGTCACCCGGATCGCCGCCTCCGACCCCCGGATGTGGGTCGACATCCTGTCCGCCAACCCCGGGCCCGTCGCCGACGTCCTCGCGGGCGTGGCGGCCGACCTGGACGAGACGGTACGGGCGCTGCGCGCGCTCGAGTCCGGCGACGACGCGGACCGCCGCGCGGGCGCCTCGGGCGTGGCGGACGTCCTGCGCCGCGGCAACGCCGGCCGCGCCCGGGTCCCCGGCAAGCACGGCGCGGCCCCGGCCGCGTACGAGACGGTCGCCGTCCTCATCAGCGACCAGCCGGGCGAGCTGGCCCGGATCTTCGCCGACGCGGGCCGCGCGGGCGTGAACGTCGAGGACGTCCGGATCGAGCACGCCACGGGCCAGCAGGCCGGTCTGGTCCAGCTGATGGTGGAGCCCGCGGCGGCCCAGGCCCTCGGCGAGGCGCTGCGCGAGCGGGGCTGGTCGCTGCGCACCGGCTGA
- a CDS encoding hypothetical protein (identified by MetaGeneAnnotator; putative;~sequence version:1): protein MGQIRGDARVEPYLRVGRAPRGAPASLVSRRGRPRPRPLSETAGAGGRNVPMLLHLVLLDDWSADPDRPYAPPSLADEGFTHCSPDEPTILANADTYFRDAPGTLLVLVLDEARLRSEVRWEESRGVLFPHVHGPLDRDAVTAVLEVRRDADGRARELVSRS, encoded by the coding sequence ATGGGGCAGATCCGGGGCGACGCGCGCGTGGAGCCGTACCTCCGGGTGGGCCGGGCTCCGCGTGGCGCTCCGGCCAGCCTAGTCAGCCGCCGGGGGCGGCCGCGTCCCCGCCCGCTCTCCGAGACGGCGGGTGCCGGGGGTAGAAACGTACCCATGCTGCTGCACCTCGTACTCCTGGACGACTGGTCCGCCGATCCCGACCGCCCCTACGCCCCGCCGTCGCTCGCCGACGAGGGGTTCACGCACTGCTCGCCGGACGAGCCGACGATCCTGGCCAACGCCGACACGTACTTCCGGGACGCGCCGGGGACCCTCCTGGTCCTCGTGCTCGACGAGGCGCGGCTGCGCTCCGAGGTCCGCTGGGAGGAGTCGCGGGGCGTGCTCTTCCCGCACGTCCACGGGCCGCTGGACCGGGACGCGGTCACGGCGGTCCTGGAGGTACGGCGGGATGCGGACGGCCGTGCGAGGGAGCTGGTTTCCCGGTCGTAG
- a CDS encoding iron sulfur protein (Rieske domain; a [2Fe-2S] cluster binding domain commonly foundin Rieske non-heme iron oxygenase (RO) systems such as naphthalene and biphenyl dioxygenases, as well as in plant/cyanobacterial chloroplast b6f and mitochondrial cytochrome bc(1) complexes; cd03467;~[2Fe-2S] cluster binding site [ion binding];~identified by MetaGeneAnnotator; putative;~iron sulfur protein [Streptomyces griseus subsp. griseus NBRC13350];~iron-sulfur cluster [ion binding]), with translation MRTAVRGSWFPGRSVLRRGARRARAKLGGMESPESLESPETSPTPSEAPAHPGASPRCPSRRTALAAAGALGAAALVAGCSGGGSDDESGAQLARVSDIPVGGGKVLKDHKVVVTQPVAGEFKAFSAVCTHQGCTVTRVANGMIECPCHGSRFRITDGVMTSGPAPRPLPAEEIKVTGDTIVRA, from the coding sequence ATGCGGACGGCCGTGCGAGGGAGCTGGTTTCCCGGTCGTAGCGTGTTGCGGCGCGGGGCGCGGCGGGCGCGGGCCAAGCTGGGCGGCATGGAGAGCCCTGAGAGCCTTGAGAGCCCGGAGACATCCCCGACGCCGTCCGAGGCGCCCGCGCACCCGGGGGCCTCGCCCCGCTGCCCGTCCCGCCGGACCGCGCTGGCCGCCGCCGGTGCCCTCGGGGCGGCGGCGCTGGTGGCCGGCTGCTCGGGCGGCGGCAGCGACGACGAGTCGGGCGCGCAGCTGGCGCGGGTCTCCGACATCCCGGTCGGCGGCGGGAAGGTCCTCAAGGACCACAAGGTCGTGGTGACCCAGCCGGTGGCGGGCGAGTTCAAGGCGTTCTCGGCGGTCTGCACGCACCAGGGCTGCACGGTCACCCGGGTCGCCAACGGCATGATCGAGTGCCCGTGCCACGGCTCGCGGTTCCGGATCACGGACGGCGTGATGACGTCCGGCCCGGCGCCCCGCCCGCTGCCGGCCGAGGAGATCAAGGTCACGGGGGACACCATCGTCCGCGCGTGA
- a CDS encoding nucleotidyltransferase (Nucleotidyltransferase [Streptomyces sp. SirexAA-E];~PFAM: Nucleotidyltransferase, predicted; KEGG: sgr:SGR_5735 hypothetical protein;~Predicted nucleotidyltransferase; pfam10127;~identified by MetaGeneAnnotator; putative) — MTPEELVRDHTVYTCVMGSRAFGLATEDSDTDRRGVYLAPTPLFWRFDKPPTHVDGPAEEQFSWELERFCELALRNNPNVLECLHSPVVERVDATGRELLALRGAFLSRQAHATFVRYAGGQRRKLDADVRQYGAPRWKHAMHLLRLLASCRDLLRTGELRIDVGADRERLLAVKRGEVSWPEAESWMNRLQDEADRALTASPLPAAPDRARVEDFLLRTRRASALRDPLPVPGA; from the coding sequence ATGACTCCCGAGGAACTGGTGCGCGATCACACGGTCTACACGTGCGTGATGGGGTCGCGCGCGTTCGGTCTGGCCACCGAGGACAGCGACACGGACCGCCGGGGCGTCTATCTCGCCCCGACGCCGCTGTTCTGGCGCTTCGACAAGCCGCCGACGCATGTGGACGGCCCGGCCGAGGAGCAGTTCAGCTGGGAGCTGGAACGCTTCTGCGAGCTGGCGCTGCGCAACAACCCCAACGTCCTGGAGTGTCTGCACTCCCCCGTCGTCGAGCGGGTCGACGCGACCGGCCGCGAACTCCTCGCGCTGCGCGGCGCGTTCCTGTCCCGCCAGGCCCACGCCACCTTCGTCCGGTACGCCGGGGGCCAGCGCCGCAAGCTCGACGCCGACGTGCGCCAGTACGGCGCTCCGCGCTGGAAGCACGCGATGCACCTGCTACGGCTCCTGGCGAGCTGCCGCGACCTGCTGCGCACCGGCGAGCTGCGCATCGACGTCGGCGCCGACCGGGAGCGGCTGCTCGCGGTCAAGCGCGGCGAGGTGTCCTGGCCGGAGGCCGAGTCCTGGATGAACCGTCTCCAGGACGAGGCCGACCGCGCCCTCACCGCCAGCCCGCTGCCGGCCGCGCCGGACCGGGCCCGGGTGGAGGACTTCCTCCTGCGTACCCGCCGCGCCTCGGCCCTGCGCGACCCGCTGCCGGTCCCGGGCGCCTGA
- a CDS encoding hypothetical protein (identified by MetaGeneAnnotator; putative;~sequence version:1) produces MTAVPEHAPAPAYRPPAVAPPRFRQLLAAEWIKLRSLRSTSWVLGTGGLTVIGINVNSAVSNADLLAHQPALPPVKPGAPPLPEVMFDPLHTAFVPPAWQLFMIIAATVGGITVFGEYTSGLIRTTFAAVPRRQAVVAAKATVVAAVMLVLGAVVSGVSFGVTQSLLKDYGGLSLGDPGALRAVAAGALLAPLCALVGMAVGAAVRHAAGSIVTAVGLLLLVPALFQGERYRWVKEIGNAMPLSAWQRLVMNPERPYGLGRYPLSVTEAWIVYGAWAVAAVAVTLYVVRRRDV; encoded by the coding sequence ATGACCGCCGTACCGGAACACGCCCCTGCCCCGGCCTACCGCCCCCCGGCCGTCGCCCCGCCCCGCTTCCGGCAGCTCCTCGCCGCCGAGTGGATCAAACTCCGCTCGTTGCGGTCGACCTCCTGGGTGCTCGGCACCGGCGGGCTGACCGTGATCGGCATCAACGTGAACTCCGCCGTGTCCAACGCGGACCTGCTCGCGCACCAGCCGGCGCTGCCCCCGGTCAAGCCGGGCGCTCCGCCGCTCCCCGAGGTGATGTTCGATCCGCTGCACACGGCGTTCGTCCCGCCGGCCTGGCAGCTCTTCATGATCATCGCCGCGACCGTGGGCGGGATCACCGTCTTCGGCGAGTACACCAGCGGGCTGATCCGTACGACCTTCGCCGCCGTGCCCCGCCGGCAGGCGGTGGTAGCCGCCAAGGCGACCGTCGTTGCGGCGGTCATGCTCGTGCTCGGCGCTGTCGTCTCCGGTGTCTCCTTCGGCGTCACCCAGTCCCTGCTGAAGGACTACGGCGGTTTGTCGCTCGGTGACCCGGGCGCTCTGCGCGCCGTCGCCGCCGGCGCGCTGCTCGCGCCGCTCTGCGCCCTTGTGGGCATGGCGGTCGGCGCCGCCGTCCGGCACGCCGCCGGCTCGATCGTCACCGCCGTCGGCCTGTTGCTGCTGGTACCGGCGCTGTTCCAGGGCGAGCGCTATCGCTGGGTCAAGGAGATCGGCAACGCCATGCCGCTGAGCGCCTGGCAGCGGCTGGTGATGAACCCGGAGCGGCCGTACGGCCTGGGCCGGTATCCGCTGTCCGTCACCGAGGCGTGGATCGTCTACGGGGCGTGGGCGGTCGCGGCGGTGGCCGTCACGCTGTACGTGGTGCGGCGCCGCGACGTGTGA
- a CDS encoding ABC transporter (ABC transporter [Streptomyces bingchenggensis BCW-1];~ABC transporter signature motif;~ABC-type multidrug transport system, ATPase component [Defense mechanisms]; COG1131;~ATP binding site [chemical binding];~ATP-binding cassette transporter nucleotide-binding domain; cl17201;~COG1131 ABC-type multidrug transport system, ATPase component;~D-loop;~H-loop/switch region;~Q-loop/lid;~Walker A/P-loop;~Walker B;~identified by MetaGeneAnnotator; putative), which translates to MPRRGPPGSVDLVIEATELTRRYGRTLAVDRLTFTVRPGVVTGFLGPNGAGKTTTLRMVLGLNRPTSGTVTVDGRPFAGLPRGLRHVGALLDAHDVHGGRTARAHLAALAAGNGLPRGRVAEVLAEVGLADAAGRRIDGFSLGMKQRLGIAAALLGDPPVLLFDEPLNGLDPEGVRWVRGLFGRLADEGRTVLVSSHLMREMEQTAEELIVIGRGRLIAAGSLRDFAAGGTPPRVAVRTPDADALVAALTGEGATVRAEDDGSYTVTGLTADRIGDLAFTHRARLYELGPRAASLEEAFMALTEDSVEYATEAAR; encoded by the coding sequence ATGCCCCGGCGCGGCCCGCCCGGCAGCGTGGACCTCGTGATCGAAGCGACCGAACTCACCAGACGCTACGGCCGGACCCTCGCCGTCGACCGGCTGACCTTCACCGTGCGCCCGGGGGTGGTCACCGGGTTCCTGGGCCCGAACGGTGCCGGGAAGACCACCACCCTGCGCATGGTCCTCGGCCTCAACCGGCCCACCTCCGGCACCGTCACCGTCGACGGCCGCCCCTTCGCGGGCCTGCCGCGCGGCCTGCGACACGTCGGCGCCCTGCTCGACGCCCACGACGTGCACGGCGGGCGCACCGCCCGCGCCCATCTGGCCGCGCTGGCGGCCGGCAACGGCCTGCCGCGCGGGCGGGTGGCCGAGGTGCTCGCCGAGGTGGGCCTGGCGGACGCGGCCGGCCGCCGGATCGACGGCTTCTCCCTGGGCATGAAACAGCGCCTCGGGATCGCCGCCGCCCTGCTCGGGGACCCGCCCGTGCTGCTCTTCGACGAGCCGCTCAACGGCCTCGACCCCGAGGGGGTGCGCTGGGTGCGCGGCCTGTTCGGACGGCTGGCGGACGAGGGCCGCACCGTGCTCGTCTCCAGCCATCTGATGCGGGAGATGGAGCAGACCGCCGAGGAGCTGATCGTCATCGGCCGCGGCCGGCTGATCGCGGCCGGGAGCCTGCGGGACTTCGCGGCCGGCGGCACACCGCCGCGGGTCGCCGTCCGCACGCCCGACGCGGACGCCCTCGTCGCGGCGCTGACCGGCGAGGGCGCGACGGTCCGGGCGGAGGACGACGGCTCGTACACCGTGACCGGACTGACCGCCGACCGGATCGGCGATCTCGCCTTCACCCACCGGGCGCGGCTGTACGAACTCGGCCCCCGCGCGGCCTCCCTGGAGGAGGCGTTCATGGCGCTCACCGAGGACAGCGTCGAATACGCCACGGAGGCCGCCCGATGA
- a CDS encoding two-component system sensor kinase (Histidine kinase; pfam07730;~Signal transduction histidine kinase [Signal transduction mechanisms];~identified by MetaGeneAnnotator; putative;~two-component system sensor kinase [Streptomyces pristinaespiralis ATCC25486]), with product MTAPQDAARPLLAEVLVWCAGIAYVVLLPLLVSGAGPEATGLRLLPAALLAVLLVPLALRRPLPALALLVAVSFVVTLRADSAMAAGQHLLGGPYPVSGPLPVDGALSGGGMPLVPVLPETQAWQIASVQAVLTDLAVGWIAAGTRPWRTTVAAALAALGAQLVGAGFYREGRSAFLATSVLLVLMAVTAWTVGHSVRERRRHTAELRTRAAEQAVVAERLRIARELHDMVAHSIGVIAIQAGVGRRVIDTQPAEARNSLAAIEDTSRDTLAGLRRMLGALRAADRADGAPLGPAPGLAALDALVRRTRDAGVRVDVEWRGERQTLPAEIELSGYRIVQEALTNVVRHSGAPACRVTLDYGKDGLAIEITDEGRGLPGPAGSPKLPGAAGYGLTGMRERAALLHGEFTAGPLVEGGFRVAARLPLPAAVA from the coding sequence ATGACAGCCCCGCAGGATGCCGCGCGGCCGCTCCTCGCCGAGGTCCTGGTCTGGTGCGCGGGCATCGCCTACGTCGTCCTGCTCCCCCTGCTCGTGTCGGGCGCCGGCCCCGAAGCGACCGGCCTGCGCCTGCTGCCCGCCGCCCTGCTCGCCGTCCTGCTCGTTCCGCTCGCGCTGCGGCGGCCCCTCCCGGCCCTGGCGCTGCTGGTCGCGGTCTCGTTCGTGGTGACCCTGCGGGCGGACTCGGCGATGGCGGCCGGGCAGCACCTGCTGGGCGGTCCGTATCCGGTGAGCGGGCCGCTGCCGGTGGACGGGGCGTTGTCGGGGGGCGGCATGCCCCTCGTACCGGTGCTGCCGGAGACGCAGGCGTGGCAGATCGCGTCCGTACAGGCGGTTCTCACCGATCTCGCCGTCGGCTGGATCGCCGCCGGCACCCGGCCCTGGCGGACCACGGTCGCCGCCGCGCTCGCGGCGCTCGGCGCGCAGCTCGTGGGCGCCGGGTTCTACCGGGAGGGCCGGTCGGCGTTCCTCGCCACCTCGGTCCTCCTCGTCCTGATGGCGGTCACCGCGTGGACGGTCGGCCACTCGGTCCGCGAACGCCGCCGGCACACCGCCGAACTGCGGACCCGGGCCGCCGAACAGGCCGTCGTCGCCGAGCGGTTGCGGATCGCCCGGGAACTGCACGACATGGTGGCGCACAGCATCGGGGTGATCGCCATCCAGGCCGGGGTGGGCCGGCGGGTCATCGACACCCAGCCGGCCGAGGCCCGCAACTCCCTCGCCGCCATCGAGGACACCAGTCGCGACACCCTGGCGGGCCTGCGCCGGATGCTCGGGGCGCTGCGCGCGGCGGACCGCGCGGACGGTGCGCCCCTCGGTCCCGCTCCGGGGCTCGCCGCACTCGACGCGCTGGTGCGGCGGACCCGGGACGCGGGCGTGCGGGTGGACGTCGAATGGCGGGGCGAGCGGCAGACGTTGCCGGCGGAGATCGAGCTGTCCGGCTACCGCATCGTCCAGGAGGCGCTCACCAACGTCGTCCGCCATTCGGGCGCCCCCGCCTGCCGGGTGACCCTCGACTACGGGAAGGACGGTCTGGCCATCGAGATCACCGACGAGGGCCGCGGCCTGCCCGGTCCCGCCGGGTCGCCGAAGCTGCCCGGCGCGGCCGGCTACGGGCTGACCGGCATGCGGGAGCGGGCCGCGCTGCTGCACGGCGAGTTCACGGCCGGACCGCTCGTCGAGGGCGGCTTCCGGGTGGCGGCCCGGCTCCCGCTGCCGGCGGCGGTCGCATGA
- a CDS encoding two-component system response regulator (C-terminal DNA-binding domain of LuxR-like proteins. This domain contains a helix-turn-helix motif and binds DNA. Proteins belonging to this group are response regulators; some act as transcriptional activators, others as transcriptional repressors. Many...; cd06170;~DNA binding residues [nucleotide binding];~Response regulator containing a CheY-like receiver domain and an HTH DNA-binding domain [Signal transduction mechanisms / Transcription]; COG2197;~Signal receiver domain; originally thought to be unique to bacteria (CheY, OmpR, NtrC, and PhoB), now recently identified in eukaroytes ETR1 Arabidopsis thaliana; this domain receives the signal from the sensor partner in a two-component systems; cd00156;~dimerization interface [polypeptide binding];~identified by MetaGeneAnnotator; putative;~intermolecular recognition site;~phosphorylation site [posttranslational modification];~two-component system response regulator [Amycolatopsis mediterranei U32]), whose translation MTRVLLTDDQPLVRHGLRVLIADRPGLEVAGEAANGEEAVRLAERLTPDVVVMDIRMPGMDGIEATRRITAAPGTPPKVLVLTTFDDDAYVHGALRAGASGFLVKDMDMDQILTAIEVVAAGDALIAPSVTRRLIAEFAARPAAAPATPRPVDGVTAREQEVLTLVGRGLSNTEISAELHISTATAKAHVGRLLMKLDARDRVQLVITAYEWGLVTPGQG comes from the coding sequence ATGACCCGGGTGCTGCTCACCGACGACCAGCCGCTGGTCCGGCACGGGCTGCGGGTGCTGATCGCCGACCGGCCGGGGCTGGAGGTGGCGGGCGAGGCCGCGAACGGCGAGGAAGCGGTACGGCTCGCGGAACGGCTGACCCCGGACGTGGTGGTGATGGACATCCGGATGCCCGGCATGGACGGCATCGAGGCCACCCGCCGGATCACCGCGGCGCCCGGCACGCCGCCGAAGGTGCTCGTCCTCACCACGTTCGACGACGACGCGTACGTCCATGGCGCGCTGCGCGCCGGGGCGAGCGGCTTCCTGGTGAAGGACATGGACATGGACCAGATCCTCACCGCCATCGAGGTCGTCGCCGCGGGCGACGCCCTCATCGCCCCGAGCGTCACCCGCCGTCTGATCGCCGAGTTCGCCGCCCGCCCCGCCGCGGCCCCGGCGACACCGCGCCCGGTGGACGGTGTCACCGCCCGCGAACAGGAGGTCCTCACCCTCGTCGGCCGCGGGCTGTCCAACACGGAGATCTCCGCGGAACTCCACATCAGCACGGCCACCGCGAAGGCCCACGTCGGCCGGCTGCTGATGAAGCTGGACGCCCGGGACCGGGTGCAGCTCGTCATCACGGCGTACGAGTGGGGGCTGGTGACACCGGGTCAGGGCTGA
- a CDS encoding nucleotidyltransferase (Predicted nucleotidyltransferase; pfam10127;~identified by MetaGeneAnnotator; putative;~nucleotidyltransferase [Streptomyces sp. PAMC26508]) — protein sequence MTTPAPVPGLATPMDPAGLSAVVAEQPDPLLFATVSGAHLYGFPSRDSDIDLRGAHLLPVAALLGLREPDETRTRMGIRDGVEMDLVTHDLRKFVRLMLRRNGYVLEQLLSPLVVHTSRAHEELRALAPGVLTSHHAHHYRGFARTQGRLHEKTGELKPLLYTYRALLTGIHLMRTGEIQAHLPTLAAEVPEAPARLPGLIAAKAAAEHAAARTDPAAVREETERLHLVLDAAQDASALPDEPSAFAALDDFVVRARAQP from the coding sequence ATGACGACCCCGGCTCCGGTACCCGGCCTCGCCACCCCCATGGACCCGGCCGGCCTGTCCGCCGTCGTCGCCGAGCAGCCCGACCCCCTCCTCTTCGCCACCGTCTCCGGCGCGCACCTCTACGGCTTCCCCTCCCGTGACTCGGACATCGACCTGCGCGGCGCGCACCTGCTGCCCGTCGCCGCGCTGCTCGGGCTGCGAGAGCCGGACGAGACCCGGACCCGCATGGGGATCCGGGACGGGGTCGAGATGGACCTGGTCACCCACGACCTGCGGAAGTTCGTCCGGCTGATGCTGCGCCGCAACGGCTACGTCCTCGAACAGCTCCTGTCGCCGCTGGTCGTCCACACGTCCCGCGCCCACGAGGAGCTGCGTGCCCTCGCGCCCGGCGTCCTCACCTCCCACCACGCCCACCACTACCGGGGGTTCGCGCGCACCCAGGGGCGGCTCCACGAGAAGACCGGCGAACTCAAGCCGCTGCTCTACACCTACCGGGCCCTGCTCACCGGCATCCACCTCATGCGGACGGGGGAGATCCAGGCCCATCTGCCCACCCTCGCGGCCGAGGTCCCCGAGGCGCCCGCCCGGCTCCCCGGGCTGATCGCCGCCAAGGCGGCGGCCGAACACGCGGCGGCGCGGACGGACCCCGCCGCCGTACGGGAGGAGACGGAGCGGCTGCACCTGGTGCTCGACGCGGCGCAGGACGCCTCGGCCCTCCCGGACGAGCCGAGCGCCTTCGCCGCCCTGGACGACTTCGTCGTACGGGCCCGGGCTCAGCCCTGA